A single window of Culicoides brevitarsis isolate CSIRO-B50_1 chromosome 3, AGI_CSIRO_Cbre_v1, whole genome shotgun sequence DNA harbors:
- the LOC134834199 gene encoding uncharacterized protein LOC134834199, with protein sequence MTAKIDNGNELSQCENGHADKHKKKAKEKRDSHQSRHENGKSHHDHMNGNANAGHRPSKHCHRHHSRSSKAESVLSTLSSDSDIRFTRKKLGDNQKCGCALIAGFLVVLLLAATLFYIGYSYLHPGPLPNRTFQGRFTVIEGERWTSSFADQNSLSFKTSSRDYRERLNLVIRKSDLRDPYEGCEILALDGKEENDDLTILFALYFEPYAALVSAAELHAILMEEIINPVPRYFANITIDPNSLEIKEISARHFDDIMGTSSSPLGRSNSDHAATNNFHSMPVIPQWKCEAMTLPYCRSMGYNITTYPNYLGHANIDAVKEDLISFRDLVDAECYRQAYDFVCRVLQPPCIERVPLEPYPAPICRQYCQDFWAGCGERIPQRLKKLLDCEKFPESKGAQSCQNAPGCVTDLQSKALSSRLCDGIADCPDFTDETTCAFCPSGSMYCGKGRRCIAREQRCDGNIDCENGSDEKDCLSITPLVSYLEKPLPITPQRAQFDSEGFAVFTEKGVAGKICAEGMERGSFVRKTVAESLCKALGYEKVSFSKITNDTEPNGNYVRVLDPKAHEISFVRTPCNSRQVLYVSCENLECGMQSGIGIGETPTTLPKMASPGDWPWYVALFRADTHVCDGSLVSEDWVLTTDSCFQGQSKAIWMAVLGNVRLSSTSPWTQRRRIVGMIKSPVEGSTAALIRLETPVTFSDFVRPICLPDSAVATNGIRRMDTFVNEEDYIDDAHDDNFVPQALKFEATPLSFVSGLRRLSERKRLNENTQYFVSPEEEEDAIASESEDYDTHYEKYQSDEENLMPKAEAVVVSNETINEVENKTSVTPNTEAMTMIREMISWTQCNTIGWSRQRDHLQRVQLKIGDMGACENISIATVNSLCTEALYHKQDCSEEEFAGSSIMCLLPDNKRWAIVGVAPWRIACAPNGIERPRMYDKISSNAAWIRSVITAE encoded by the exons agccATCAAAGTCGCCATGAGAATGGAAAATCGCATCACGATCATATGAATGGAAACGCAAACGCAGGACACAGACCATCGAAGCACTGTCATCGACATCACAGTCGAAGTTCGAAAGCAGAATCAGTTTTGTCTACATTGTCATCGGATTCGGATATTCGATTCACGCGCAAAAAGTTGGGCGATAACCAAAAATGTGGTTGCGCATTAATTGCTGGTTTTCTCGTTGTTCTTTTGTTGGCAGCTACACTTTTCTACATCGGGT attCGTATTTGCATCCAGGCCCCTTGCCAAATCGAACGTTTCAAGGACGCTTCACTGTAATTGAAGGCGAACGTTGGACCTCATCGTTTGCCGATCAGAATTCACTTAGCTTTAAGACTAGCAGTAGAGATTACCGTGAACGCCTGAATTTAGTCATTAGAAAGTCTGATTTACGAGATCCATATGAAGGATGCGAAATTTTAGCTTTAGatgg aaaagaagaaaacgatGATCTCACCATACTTTTCGCGTTGTATTTTGAACCATATGCCGCTCTTGTATCTGCTGCTGAATTGCATGCCATCTTAATGGAGGAGATTATTAATCCTGTGCCGCGTTATTTTGCCAATATCACAATTGATCCCAACAGTttggaaataaaagaaattagtgCACGTCATTTTGACGACATCATGGGAACATCATCTTCTCCGTTGGGCAGAAGTAATTCTGATCACGCAGCGACAAATAATTTCCATTCAATGCCCGTAATACCGCAATGGAAATGTGAAGCGATGACTTTGCCCTATTGTCGATCTATGGGTTACAATATTACGACATACCCTAACTATTTGGGACATGCCAACATTGATGCAGTAAAAGaagatttaatttcttttcgaGATCTCGTGGATGCTGAATGTTATCGTCAAGCATATGATTTTGTATGTCGAGTGTTACAACCGCCATGTATCGAAAGAGTACCATTAGAGCCATATCCAGCGCCTATTTGCCGACAATATTGTCAAGATTTTTGGGCAGGATGCGGCGAAAGAATTCCTCAACGTctgaaaaaacttttggatTGTGAAAAGTTTCCTGAATCGAAGGGAGCACAAAGTTGTCAAAACGCTCCGGGATGTGTAACGGATTTACAGTCGAAAGCATTGTCATCGAGACTTTGTGATGGAATTGCAGATTGTCCTGATTTTACTGACGAAACAACTTGTGCATTCTGTCCTTCGGGATCAATGTATTGCGGAAAGGGACGTCGTTGTATTGCGCGAGAACAAAGATGCGACGGAAATATCGATTGCGAAAATGGATCTGATGAAAAAGATTGTC tttcaaTTACTCCTTTGGTCTCATATTTGGAGAAACCTTTGCCAATCACCCCACAAAGAGCTCAATTTGATTCTGAGGGATTTGCTGTGTTTACAGAAAAAGGCGTCGCAGGCAAGATTTGCGCTGAAGGAATGGAAAGAGGTTCGTTTGTGCGAAAAACTGTCGCAGAATCACTTTGTAAGGCATTAGGATACGA GAAAGTTTCTTTCTCTAAAATCACGAATGACACAGAGCCTAATGGAAATTATGTTCGCGTTCTTGATCCAAAAGCTCATGAAATCTCGTTCGTACGAACGCCATGCAATAGTCGACAAGTTTTATATGTTAGTTGTGAGAATTTAGAATGCGGTATGCAATCAGGAATTGGAATTGGCGAAACTCCAACTACTCTACCGAAAATGGCGTCTCCGGGAGATTGGCCTTGGTACGTTGCATTGTTTCGTGCTGATACACATGTTTGTGATGGATCATTg gTATCAGAAGATTGGGTTTTAACAACTGATAGTTGCTTTCAAGGACAATCGAAGGCGATTTGGATGGCAGTTCTTGGAAATGTTCGTCTTTCTTCTACATCGCCATGGACTCAACGTCGTCGCATCGTTGGAATGATAAAATCTCCTGTTGAAGGATCAACAGCTGCTCTCATTCGTCTCGAAACGCCTGTAACTTTTTCAGATTTCGTTCGACCAATTTGCTTACCTGATAGTGCAGTTGCAACAAATGGCATTCGTCGCATGGATACTTTTGTGAATGAAGAGGATTACATTGATGATGCACatgatgataattttgttCCGCAAGCGTTGAAATTTGAAGCTACTCCTTTGAGTTTTGTCAGCGGATTGCGAAGATTATCGGAAAGAAAACGTTTAAACGAAAACACGCAGTATTTTGTGTCgccagaagaagaagaagatgccATTGCTTCAGAAAGTGAGGATTACGATACGCAttacgaaaaatatcaatcaGATGAGGAGAATTTGATGCCAAAGGCAGAAGCTGTTGTCGTGTCAAACGAAACAATTAAcgaagttgaaaataaaacatcTGTGACGCCAAATACAGAAGCCATGACGATGATAAGAGAAATGATTTCATGGACTCAATGTAACACAATTGGATGGTCAAGACAAAGAGATCATCTTCAGAGAGTACAATTGAAAATTGGCGATATGGGCGCGtgcgaaaatatttcaatagcTACTGTCAATAGTCTTTGCACGGAAGCCTTGTATCACAAACAAGACTGTAgt gaAGAAGAATTTGCGGGAAGCAGTATCATGTGTTTGTTACCTGACAACAAACGATGGGCAATTGTTGGTGTCGCGCCATGGCGAATTGCGTGTGCTCCTAATGGCATAGAACGCCCCCGAATGTATGATAAAATCTCATCGAATGCTGCTTGGATTCGAAGTGTAATTACCGCGGAatag
- the LOC134834198 gene encoding zinc finger Y-chromosomal protein 1-like: MEHVCKLCLKDAKVHVKVLGSSDITKAIYEIFKIKINENNSQSLEILCLECHNTVAEFYVFYNTIKTVQNSIQESWLQEEEFIVKQETNDLNEFYGDSTDDDDANHERKDDTLIKKTEISPKKQIVHVESIPGEVEIEDEEDTKEEFNITLKKPRKVQTFYCDICGATFKKYNFMKAHILQKHLGIYEDVCPHCGKTSFDKSSLKRHIDSVHLKIYKRRRDICPDCGVAVVALKLHRQLKHGIGAKVEKVMYACDKCELQYTKPMYLKRHYQRKHLKQFNDKCPFCGKCFYNKMSVERHMQSQHPDLVPEEVKKKKLLENITSPCDVCDKVFHRRANFLRHRRTVHKDIPFSMSPSKLKTE, translated from the exons ATGGAGCATGTTTGCAAGCTGTGTCTAAAAGACGCAAAAGTGCATGTAAAGGTACTCGGATCATCAGACATTACAAAAGCCATATAcgagatatttaaaattaag atAAATGAAAACAATTCGCAATCCTTGGAAATTCTTTGTCTCGAGTGTCACAATACCGTTGCGGAGTTCTATGTCTTCTACAATACCATCAAAACCGTTCAAAATTCCATCCAAGAATCGTGGTTGCAAGAAGAAGAGTTTATCGTGAAACAAGAAACAAATGATTTGAACGAATTCTATGGAGATTCAACGGATGACGATGATGCAAATCATGAAAGAAAAGACGAtactttaatcaaaaaaaccgAAATCTCTCCTAAAAAGCAAATTGTACACGTCGAATCCATTCCAGGCGAAGTTGAAATCGAAGATGAAGAAGACACAAAAGAGGAGTTCAATATAACACTCAAAAAGCCACGAAAAGTTCAAACATTTTACTGTGACATTTGCGGCGCTACCTTCAAAAAGTACAATTTCATGAAAGCTCACATCCTTCAGAAGCATTTAGGAATTTACGAAGATGTATGTCCTCATTGCGGAAAAACTTCCTTCGATAAATCTTCGTTAAAACGACATATTGACTCTGTGCATCTCAAAATCTATAAACGACGACGTGATATTTGCCCTGATTGCGGAGTTGCTGTTGTTGCGTTGAAACTTCATCGTCAACTGAAACACGGGATCGgagcaaaagttgaaaaagtcATGTATGCATGCGACAAATGTGAATTGCAATATACGAAGCCAATGTACTTGAAACGACATTATCAGCGAAAGCACTTGAAACAGTTCAACGATAAGTGTCCTTTTTgcggaaaatgtttttataacaaaatgaGTGTCGAACGACATATGCAAAGTCAGCATCCAGATTTAGTCCCTGAGGAggttaagaagaaaaaacttttggaaAATATCACGTCTCCGTGTGATGTTTGTGATAAAGTATTCCATCGACGAGCAAATTTTCTGCGACATCGACGAACAGTTCACAAAGATATACCATTTAGCATGTCTCCGAGCAAATTGAAAACAGAGTGA
- the LOC134834784 gene encoding zinc finger Y-chromosomal protein-like produces the protein MRENALKCRLCLKTDNFNSNIDRKLSEAIKILFEIDLEESHVPSIICLKCTKIVSDFYEYYCDVKSNQNKFLKIYETEEITIKKEDSSDISDTEIQFEDENFDSESRDDSTKPIVEPKIEIREVTSQIDDCKKLLQYSCDICGNEFRTYTYLKRHIHLKHLRKYDVGCKICGKGLYDTTSLKRHIDSVHKNIKQPPRRTQCPHCGVTIANLSSHLKFKHPLLRGLKGRSENDVKTLPATPEIYICDLCSSTFVRKLYLRKHLLQKHLNIFEDKCPQCQKGFYDKTAVKRHIKEHHMSVRPPPKRSICIKCGKYVTAIQLHMRRVHNANKPETKPKRILPKVECPICKKMISSRQDNINEHNRRVHGANIPKKVKQKKGIGNLN, from the exons ATGCGTGAAAACGCATTAAAATGTCGTCTGTGTCTCAAAACGGACAATTTCAACTCGAATATAGATCGAAAGTTATCTGAagcaatcaaaatattatttgaaattgat ctCGAAGAATCTCATGTTCCTTCCATTATTTGCTTGAAATGCACGAAAATCGTCTCCGACTTTTACGAATATTACTGTGATGTGAAGTCTAaccaaaataagtttttaaaaatatacgaGACTGAAGAAATTACCATTAAAAAGGAAGACTCCAGCGATATTTCTGACAcagaaattcaatttgaagATGAAAACTTTGACAGTGAAAGCCGTGACGATTCAACCAAACCGATTGTCGAGCCGAAAATCGAGATTCGTGAAGTAACAAGTCAAATTGACGATTGTAAGAAACTACTTCAATACAGTTGTGATATTTGTGGTAATGAGTTCCGTACTTATACTTACTTGAAGCGGCATATCCATCTGAAACATTTGCGGAAGTACGACGTTGGTtgtaaaatttgtggaaaaggTCTTTACGACACAACTTCGCTTAAACGTCACATTGACTCTGTgcacaaaaacatcaaacaaCCTCCTCGTCGAACGCAATGTCCTCATTGTGGCGTCACAATTGCTAATCTCTCGAGTcatttgaagttcaaacaTCCATTACTTCGCGGTTTAAAAGGCAGAAGTGAAAATGATGTAAAAACTTTACCCGCAACGCCTGAAATTTACATTTGTGATCTTTGTTCGAGTACATTTGTGCGGAAACTTTATTTGCGTAAACACTTGTTGCAAAAACATTTGAACATCTTTGAGGATAAGTGCCCGCAATGTCAAAAAGGCTTTTATGACAAGACTGCTGTGAAGCGACACATTAAGGAGCATCACATGAGCGTTCGCCCGCCTCCCAAACGATCGATTTGCATAAAATGTGGAAAATATGTGACGGCAATTCAGTTGCATATGAGACGAGTTCATAATGCGAACAAGCCAGAGACAAAACCGAAAAGAATTTTGCCCAAAGTAGAGTGTCCCATATGTAAAAAGATGATCAGTAGTCGACAAGATAACATTAATGAACATAACAGAAGAGTGCATGGAGCGAACATTCCAAAGAAAGTTAAACAGAAAAAGGGAATTGGCAATTTGAATTAa
- the LOC134834159 gene encoding aldehyde dehydrogenase, dimeric NADP-preferring-like: protein MSTFEHVIAGLRAAFASGKTMDLAFRRKQLVALQRMYKECETEMITAVAKDLRKSKHEALLAEIMPTRNEVDEMISNLNEWAAPEKPSKTLVNMLDKMMIVNDPYGVVLVLGAWNYPLQLTLVPVQAAIAAGNCVVIKPSEHASHVAKFLADTIPKYLDNDCYQVICGGIPETTDLLKNKFDYIFYTGSTRVGQIIHAAANKHLTPVTLELGGKSPCFINSDADIAITARRVLWGKFMNCGQTCIAPDYILCNKETQEKFVKEAKKVISEWYGDDAKASPDLCRIINQTNFNRLQGLLKTGKGQIAIGGKTVADDLFIEPTIIENVQKSDAIMQEEIFGPILPIVNVRDAAEAISYIKEGEKPLALYVFTKDAKIQDLFITKVSAGGVCVNDTILHAAAPNLPFGGVGNSGIGAYHGKYSFDTFVHKKSVLIKDFNKIGEALASGRYPPYTESKTKRLLGLMRRREFGFSCKYLPHTVMFLLGVALTLFVKHFID, encoded by the coding sequence ATGAGTACTTTTGAGCATGTCATTGCCGGTTTGAGAGCTGCTTTTGCAAGCGGCAAAACGATGGATTTGGCTTTTCGCAGGAAACAACTTGTGGCTCTTCAACGCATGTACAAGGAATGCGAAACGGAAATGATTACTGCTGTGGCAAAGGATTTACGAAAAAGCAAACACGAAGCCTTGTTAGCGGAAATCATGCCGACAAGAAATGAAGTTGACGAGATGATTTCCAACTTGAACGAATGGGCAGCGCCTGAAAAACCATCCAAAACTCTCGTTAATATGCTCGACAAAATGATGATCGTGAACGATCCATATGGCGTTGTACTTGTACTCGGTGCATGGAATTACCCGTTGCAATTGACTTTAGTACCCGTTCAAGCTGCGATAGCTGCTGGAAATTGCGTTGTCATCAAACCAAGTGAACACGCATCACATGTTGCCAAATTTCTTGCCGATACAATCCCGAAGTATCTTGATAACGATTGTTATCAAGTAATCTGCGGAGGTATACCCGAAACGACAGATTTGCTGAAGAACAAgtttgattatattttttatacgggTTCGACGCGCGTTGGACAAATTATTCACGCAGCTGccaataaacatttaacaCCTGTTACGTTAGAATTGGGCGGTAAAAGTCCTTGTTTCATCAATTCTGATGCGGATATCGCCATTACAGCACGACGCGTGCTTTGGGGCAAATTTATGAATTGCGGTCAAACATGCATCGCTCCTGATTATATTTTGTGTAACAAGGAAACACaggaaaaattcgtaaaagaAGCGAAAAAAGTTATTTCCGAATGGTATGGAGACGATGCAAAAGCAAGTCCTGATTTGTGTCGCATCATTAACCAAACGAACTTTAATCGTCTTCAAGGATTACTTAAAACGGGAAAAGGTCAAATCGCAATTGGCGGAAAAACAGTAGCTGatgatttatttatcgaaCCTACTATTAtcgaaaatgttcaaaaatccgACGCCATCAtgcaagaagaaattttcggTCCTATTTTGCCCATTGTTAATGTTCGTGATGCTGCTGAAGCAATTTCTTACATCAAGGAAGGCGAGAAACCATTGGCTTTATATGTTTTCACCAAAGATGCAAAAATTCAGGATTTATTCATAACTAAAGTGTCAGCAGGAGGCGTTTGTGTTAACGATACCATTTTACATGCAGCTGCGCCAAATTTGCCCTTTGGAGGAGTTGGTAATTCAGGAATTGGTGCTTATCATGGAAAATACTCTTTTGATACGTTTGTGCATAAGAAATCGGTGCTCATTAAGGATTTCAACAAGATTGGCGAAGCTTTGGCTTCGGGACGATATCCTCCGTACACagaatctaaaacgaaaaggTTGTTAGGATTGATGCGACGTCGTGAATTTggattttcatgcaaatacTTGCCACATACGGTTATGTTCTTATTGGGCGTTGCACTTACCTTGTTTGTAAAGCATTTCATCGATTga
- the LOC134835567 gene encoding aldehyde dehydrogenase family 3 member B1-like, whose protein sequence is MVSYDNLLQQTNAAFDSGKTLDLAFRKNQLRALRRLYLEQEEEMLIALARDLQKPRHEAQLCEIIFLKNEVNDLLHNLEEYAAADTPSKPLANILDQLYIFKDPYGIVLIMSPWNYPLALSLIPLGGAIAAGNCAIIKPSELAPHTASFIAKYVPKYLDSECFHVVCGGVEETAALLQQKFDYIFYTGSTRVGQIIHQAANKHLTPCTLELGGKSPCFLGEDVNLERATKRILWGKFMNGGQTCIAPDYILCSNEVQKIFLEHAKNILTQWYGEYPKTTADLCRIINKSHFDRLTSYLKSGDVVIGGGFDPVELFIEPTVLVNVKLDDPIMNDEIFGPILPIVNVQDAIEAVKFIRSKPKPLALYVFSADSQVQKLFIKNVSAGGMCINETILHYSVDTLPFGGVGLSGFGSYHGKETFDSMCHRKACLKKRCDWLSEALGSFRYPPFSKIKTTLLLELLKHRDFPKFLKYLPYFVVFAMGNASCWFYYSYANHKNNVMSE, encoded by the coding sequence ATGGTTTCATACGACAATCTTTTACAGCAAACGAATGCCGCCTTCGACAGTGGCAAAACGTTAGATTTGGCTTTTCGCAAGAATCAACTTCGCGCTTTGCGTCGTTTGTATCTCGAGCAAGAGGAAGAAATGCTTATCGCTTTAGCGCGCGATTTGCAAAAACCGCGACACGAAGCCCAATTGTgcgaaattatatttttaaagaacgaAGTTAATGATTTGCTTCACAATTTGGAAGAATATGCAGCAGCTGATACGCCATCGAAGCCATTAGCAAATATTTTGGATCAATTGTACATTTTCAAGGATCCTTATGGTATTGTGTTAATTATGAGTCCATGGAATTATCCTTTGGCATTATCGTTGATTCCTCTTGGCGGCGCTATTGCAGCGGGAAATTGTGCAATTATCAAGCCAAGTGAACTTGCGCCTCACACGGCAAGCTTTATTGCAAAATATGTACCAAAATATTTGGATTCTGAATGTTTTCACGTTGTTTGCGGAGGCGTTGAAGAAACTGCAGCTTTGTTACAACAAAAGtttgattacattttttacacgGGTTCAACGCGTGTTGGACAAATCATTCATCAAGCAGCTAATAAACATCTTACGCCATGTACTTTGGAGTTGGGAGGAAAAAGCCCATGTTTTTTAGGTGAAGATGTAAATCTCGAACGAGCGACAAAACGCATTCTTTGGGGAAAGTTCATGAATGGCGGACAAACATGCATCGCTCCAGACTATATTTTGTGCAGTAATGAggttcaaaagatttttttggaaCATGCGAAAAATATCTTGACTCAATGGTATGGTGAGTATCCAAAAACAACTGCGGATTTGTGTCGCATTATTAATAAATCTCATTTCGATCGACTTACGAGCTATTTGAAATCTGGCGATGTCGTTATCGGAGGAGGTTTTGATCCTGTTGAACTTTTCATTGAACCAACAGTTCTCGTTAACGTTAAACTCGACGACCCAATCATGAATGATGAGATTTTTGGACCAATATTGCCGATAGTTAATGTACAAGATGCGATCGAGGCAGTGAAATTCATTCGATCGAAACCGAAGCCCTTGGCATTATATGTCTTTTCTGCAGATTCGCAAGTACAAAAGTTGTTCATTAAAAACGTTTCTGCCGGAGGGATGTGTATCAATGAAACTATTTTACATTATTCTGTCGATACTTTACCTTTTGGCGGAGTTGGATTGTCAGGATTTGGCAGTTATCATGGCAAAGAAACGTTTGATTCGATGTGTCATCGAAAGGCGTGTTTGAAAAAACGTTGCGATTGGTTAAGTGAGGCTTTGGGATCCTTTAGATATCCGCCGTTTTCGAAGATAAAGACAACACTTTTGTTGGAGCTGCTGAAACACAGGGATTTTccgaaatttctcaaatatttgCCATATTTCGTCGTTTTTGCGATGGGAAATGCCAGTTGTTGgttttattattcatacgcaaatcataaaaataatgtcatGTCAGAGTAA
- the LOC134834549 gene encoding uncharacterized protein LOC134834549 → MEYNENLCRLCLEIDFDAQNHEISMNVINALKDIFKIRLLDSSNETLPRHLCSSCSTTVSHFYSFYIEKMANQTKLLLGLEKFGLAKNNVSRTFDENDSDSTISIDESQFDSRIVKEDERCNSNIGVESEIQEQRSNAEENSIEEVDSQSSIHIESDDESNLLLQVTKPKSLVDSYDTLSTFTSQETYVSDDFANDPTYTPSESMIASQSSTISSSSNSKSTSNEEITQNETQPNSQESRDSDVEITGVISALHSAMKRKLSQPSILNYFAVKKEKIEVRRNKITNYFGIKHKNIDLKGLE, encoded by the exons ATGGAGTACAATGAAAATCTTTGTCGCTTGTGTTTGGAAATTGACTTTGATGCTCAAAACCATGAAATTTCCATGAATGTCATCAATGCTCTCaaggatatttttaaaatacgg cttttagatTCATCAAATGAAACTTTGCCACGCCATTTGTGCTCTTCATGTTCAACTACAGTGTCtcatttttactcattttatattgaaaagatGGCAAATCAAACAAAACTCCTTTTGGGCCTCGAAAAATTCGGATtggcaaaaaataatgtttcaaGGACCTTCGATGAAAACGATTCAGATTCAACAATCAGCATCGATGAGAGTCAATTTGATTCGAGGATAGTAAAAGAAGATGAACGATGCAATTCTAACATTGGCGTTGAATCGGAAATACAGGAGCAACGATCAAATGCTGAGGAAAATTCCATAGAAGAAGTTGATTCACAAAGTTCAATTCATATCGAGAGTGATGATGAAAGTAATCTTCTTTTGCAAGTAACAAAACCAAAATCTTTAGTCGACTCGTATGACACTCTTTCAACATTTACATCTCAAGAGACCTATGTTAGTGACGATTTCGCGAATGATCCAACTTATACGCCTTCTGAAAGTATGATAGCAAGTCAAAGCTCAACAATATCCTCGTCGTCTAATTCAAAATCAACATCCAATGAGGAAATTACACAAAACGAAACTCAACCCAATAGTCAAGAGTCACGAGACTCTGATGTAGAAATTACAGGAGTAATAAGTGCCTTACACAGTGCCATGAAAAGAAAGTTATCACAACCATcgatattgaattattttgcagttaaaaaagagaaaattgaaGTTCGAAGAAACAAAATTACAAACTATTTTggcataaaacacaaaaatattgatttaaaaggccttgaatga